The following are encoded together in the Candidatus Omnitrophota bacterium genome:
- a CDS encoding glycosyltransferase family 2 protein: protein MPNVSVIIPIYNRAQYLPDAVNSVLNQSYKDFEIIIVDDGSTDNTREVAERFIRQHPSVIRYFSQANKGPSAARNKGITEARGQYVAFLDADDEWLPEFLQKTTEAMVANACQWVYTNAYRLELDASEATIKKDFFKAPVAIGANENLYSAVLREDVIGGPSKVVIMKECFKKVGGFHKDFRIREDWEMWIRLAKHGFKICKVEEPLYIYKVRKNSTTKSNPIAKFIYEYKIVCSYAPEAFALHSSYREIYAEKLWSIARQILCMEKKDYRLFVRCIIKSQLFDPSLKRIIKSLRTMIRHKKGCQVDV from the coding sequence ATGCCGAACGTTAGCGTTATTATCCCTATATACAACCGGGCTCAATATTTGCCGGATGCCGTCAACAGTGTACTTAATCAGTCATATAAGGATTTTGAAATAATTATTGTGGATGACGGATCAACCGACAATACCCGTGAAGTGGCTGAAAGATTTATTCGTCAACATCCTTCGGTCATAAGATATTTTTCGCAGGCAAATAAAGGGCCGTCTGCTGCTCGAAATAAAGGAATTACTGAGGCCAGAGGCCAATATGTTGCCTTTTTAGATGCAGATGATGAATGGCTGCCAGAATTCCTGCAGAAGACTACCGAAGCCATGGTTGCAAATGCCTGCCAATGGGTATATACAAACGCCTACCGGCTAGAGTTAGATGCAAGTGAGGCCACCATAAAAAAAGATTTTTTTAAAGCACCTGTTGCGATTGGCGCTAATGAAAATTTATATTCTGCTGTTCTTAGGGAAGATGTGATTGGGGGTCCATCAAAAGTTGTCATAATGAAGGAGTGTTTTAAAAAAGTAGGCGGATTCCATAAAGATTTTCGTATTCGCGAGGATTGGGAAATGTGGATAAGATTAGCAAAACATGGATTTAAAATATGCAAAGTTGAAGAACCCTTGTATATTTATAAAGTTCGAAAAAATAGTACGACAAAATCAAATCCAATTGCTAAATTCATATACGAATACAAGATTGTGTGTAGTTATGCACCGGAAGCCTTTGCTCTGCATTCTTCTTATCGAGAAATCTACGCCGAAAAACTCTGGAGTATTGCCCGACAAATTCTATGTATGGAAAAGAAGGATTATAGATTGTTTGTTAGATGTATCATTAAAAGCCAGCTGTTTGATCCGAGCTTAAAAAGGATTATAAAATCACTCCGAACAATGATAAGACATAAAAAAGGATGTCAAGTCGATGTATAG
- a CDS encoding glycosyltransferase codes for MKTKLIIVIDHLGIGGAQQQILEYLKFANRNVYDIKIVNLDETYNLLGHKISDLGYEIISFRHKGFFNARTLIDMIRLFKKEKPQIVHTYLFTADCYGRLAAKIAGIKNIICSIRDRNLWMKPHHIFADRILSWFTDVITVNAESLRTFLIRERKLDSKKIVTIYNGMDTKRFEHLSHPQELRKDLGIPEDALIVGMVARFSLQKDYETFFAAAVGVSGLMKNVYFLAIGDGKKKAELEQYVKKQGIPNIIFTGVRKDMPDLSNMIDVGVLSTHYEGCPNVILEYMACSKPVVATNVDGCQELIINNKTGFFVPESNPQFMAEKLIQLLNNKELRTRMGQAGYNRVRKHFSSQKLAQNTEDLYQQLLKPKVAFIVSSFPRYSETFILRELAQLKKSGLNFIIYSIKTPKDEIIHEEAKGLIDITHYLPFISLKVIAINLFYFIRYPIRYITAFTVVFFGNIASPNFFLKTMIAWPKTIGFAWLTKKQKITHVHGQWATYPATIAFVISKVNRILFSFTGHAHDIYLDTTMLAEKMHYARFITTCTADNKRRLLDVVQNRNKRHFEPKKIIINYHGIDISRLVPRKKIKEDGGIFRILSVGSLLECKGFKYLIDACKILKERGFSFKCTIAGGGKLEEELKAQVDSLNLKDNVEITGYVTQERLIPIYRQADVFVLSMVPEIHWGIPNVLMEAIAAGASVICTMLPSLPELIKDGETGLIIPEKNSAMIADAIEKLYHDNKLREKLLVSAQRIVKEKFDVINNAAQLRNLFMGSL; via the coding sequence GTGAAGACTAAGCTTATCATCGTTATTGACCATCTGGGGATAGGAGGGGCACAACAACAGATTCTTGAGTATCTCAAGTTTGCTAATCGCAATGTGTACGATATTAAAATTGTCAATTTAGACGAGACTTACAATTTATTAGGCCATAAAATTAGTGATTTAGGTTATGAGATTATCAGTTTTCGACACAAGGGGTTCTTTAATGCGCGGACGTTAATTGATATGATTCGTCTGTTTAAGAAGGAGAAACCTCAAATTGTCCACACATATTTATTTACGGCGGATTGTTATGGTCGTTTAGCCGCAAAGATTGCTGGTATAAAAAATATTATTTGTTCTATTCGGGACCGGAATTTATGGATGAAGCCTCACCATATATTTGCGGATAGAATTTTATCGTGGTTTACGGATGTCATTACGGTAAATGCCGAATCGCTTAGAACATTCTTGATACGTGAAAGAAAGCTCGATTCGAAAAAAATTGTAACAATCTACAATGGAATGGATACAAAGCGTTTTGAACACTTGAGTCATCCACAGGAATTGCGCAAAGATTTGGGTATCCCTGAAGATGCGCTTATCGTGGGCATGGTAGCCCGTTTTAGTCTGCAAAAGGATTATGAAACATTTTTTGCCGCGGCTGTAGGAGTATCTGGGCTCATGAAGAATGTTTATTTCCTCGCTATAGGAGACGGTAAAAAGAAGGCAGAGCTTGAACAATACGTAAAGAAACAAGGAATTCCTAACATAATTTTCACAGGTGTGCGCAAGGATATGCCTGATTTAAGTAATATGATAGACGTTGGCGTACTTTCGACGCATTATGAGGGTTGCCCTAATGTGATTTTAGAGTATATGGCTTGCTCCAAGCCTGTTGTGGCTACTAATGTCGACGGATGTCAGGAATTGATTATCAATAACAAAACAGGTTTTTTTGTTCCAGAGTCCAATCCTCAATTTATGGCTGAAAAGTTAATTCAATTATTGAACAATAAAGAATTAAGAACACGTATGGGGCAAGCAGGATACAATCGCGTTAGAAAACACTTTAGCTCCCAGAAATTAGCACAGAATACAGAAGATCTTTATCAACAGTTGTTAAAACCCAAGGTCGCGTTTATCGTTTCCTCATTCCCTCGGTATAGCGAGACATTTATTTTGCGTGAACTCGCACAATTAAAAAAAAGCGGATTGAATTTTATCATTTATTCAATCAAAACGCCGAAAGACGAAATCATTCATGAAGAAGCAAAAGGTTTAATAGACATAACGCATTACCTTCCTTTTATATCCTTAAAGGTAATCGCCATTAACCTGTTTTATTTCATTCGCTATCCGATTCGATATATTACTGCTTTTACAGTAGTCTTCTTTGGCAATATTGCGAGCCCAAACTTTTTCTTAAAGACGATGATTGCTTGGCCTAAAACAATTGGTTTTGCTTGGTTAACTAAGAAGCAAAAAATTACACATGTTCATGGTCAATGGGCTACATATCCGGCAACAATTGCCTTTGTTATCTCTAAGGTAAATCGAATCCTATTTAGTTTTACAGGGCATGCCCATGATATCTATCTCGATACAACTATGCTGGCTGAAAAAATGCATTATGCCAGGTTTATAACAACATGTACAGCTGATAATAAAAGGCGCCTACTTGATGTGGTGCAAAACCGAAATAAACGTCATTTTGAACCTAAGAAAATCATCATTAATTATCATGGTATTGATATTAGTAGATTGGTCCCCCGAAAAAAAATTAAAGAAGATGGCGGAATTTTTAGAATATTATCAGTAGGCTCATTACTTGAATGTAAAGGATTTAAGTATCTTATTGACGCATGCAAGATATTAAAAGAGAGAGGTTTCTCATTCAAATGTACGATTGCCGGTGGTGGTAAGTTAGAAGAAGAGCTAAAGGCTCAAGTCGATTCACTAAACCTCAAAGATAATGTTGAGATAACGGGCTATGTAACTCAGGAACGGCTTATACCGATTTATCGACAAGCTGATGTTTTTGTACTGTCTATGGTTCCCGAAATTCACTGGGGCATACCTAATGTGCTTATGGAGGCCATTGCGGCCGGTGCGTCGGTTATTTGTACGATGTTACCGTCTCTTCCGGAATTAATTAAGGACGGAGAAACTGGCTTGATTATTCCTGAAAAGAATTCTGCAATGATTGCCGATGCCATCGAAAAGTTATATCATGACAATAAACTCAGAGAAAAGTTGTTAGTTTCAGCGCAGAGAATCGTAAAAGAAAAATTCGATGTAATAAATAACGCGGCACAGTTAAGAAATTTGTTTATGGGTAGTTTATGA
- a CDS encoding glycosyltransferase — MKYIARSLLSTFFYLLSFFKKREGIIVLTYHRVNDDLPPSELNTPVAIFHAQAKYLKKHCKVVSVTELINPENRIKLIYNQQKPVVVITFDDGYRDNYLNAHPILKELNLSACIFLATDRIGTNYKAQRFVQMPDPDMLNWQEVKKMAEGEITFGNHTATHLHLSQLTKSQQKEEILKGIAILRQHLNSEIDQKIFCYPYGDYNQDTLEILKEIGCGVAFTIKPGINTEETPALEMQRIEISGFDNLFDFRKKIAGAFEWMHKQVQKRKELKRETNNKRHKANTKINILHVIWSLGLGGGEQALIHLIRGTNKDKYRLFLCCLNDEGEFADSVRDSVVKIFALNKKRGIDFSIIGRIMKIIRGNDIHIVHTHMWGGNFWGRIAAKLTNTPVTIATEQNVDFWKKWYQKMFDRILSRVTDKVIVVSKEVKKFYANIVGIPISKMEVIYNCVPPSEKITNKTHIQAIRDELNMRNADPVIVNIGRLVPQKANHIFIEALRMLDLKDIDFNAFIIGEGPLKESLIRQGQDLIDKHKLTFTGLRKDVPRILDVADISVLSSITEGLSVAICECMEKRIPVIATDVGGNGEQVVNGETGYLVPPDNATALADTMEKLIKDPVLAKKMGETGHKRVRRHFSIDRMVKSTECLYQSLEYNCKVRT; from the coding sequence ATGAAATATATTGCCAGATCACTACTGAGCACATTTTTTTATCTATTGAGTTTCTTTAAAAAGCGGGAAGGTATTATTGTCTTGACATATCATCGGGTTAACGATGATTTACCCCCCAGCGAGCTCAATACGCCCGTAGCTATTTTTCATGCACAGGCAAAGTATTTAAAAAAACACTGTAAGGTTGTCAGCGTAACAGAACTGATTAACCCGGAAAATAGAATAAAGCTAATTTATAACCAGCAAAAACCCGTAGTTGTTATAACTTTTGACGACGGCTATCGTGATAATTATTTGAATGCTCACCCTATTCTTAAGGAATTAAATTTATCAGCTTGTATCTTTTTAGCAACGGATAGAATTGGGACTAATTATAAAGCCCAGCGCTTTGTTCAAATGCCAGACCCTGATATGTTAAATTGGCAAGAAGTAAAAAAAATGGCTGAAGGTGAAATTACGTTTGGCAATCACACAGCTACACACCTTCATTTGTCACAGCTAACCAAGAGCCAACAAAAAGAAGAAATTCTTAAAGGCATTGCCATATTGCGTCAGCATCTTAATTCTGAAATTGACCAGAAGATATTCTGTTATCCTTATGGTGATTACAATCAAGATACATTAGAGATTTTAAAGGAAATAGGGTGCGGTGTCGCTTTTACTATAAAACCGGGCATAAATACTGAAGAAACTCCAGCTTTGGAAATGCAGCGGATAGAAATAAGCGGTTTTGACAATTTGTTTGATTTTAGGAAAAAAATAGCCGGAGCTTTTGAATGGATGCATAAGCAAGTGCAGAAACGAAAAGAATTAAAACGCGAGACGAATAATAAAAGGCATAAGGCGAATACCAAAATTAATATTTTACATGTAATTTGGAGTCTCGGCTTGGGTGGTGGGGAACAAGCTCTTATCCATTTGATTCGCGGCACGAATAAAGATAAGTACAGATTATTCTTATGTTGCCTGAATGACGAAGGCGAATTTGCTGATTCGGTAAGAGATTCAGTCGTCAAAATATTTGCACTGAATAAAAAAAGAGGTATAGATTTCTCGATCATTGGAAGAATTATGAAAATTATTAGAGGCAACGATATTCATATTGTTCATACGCATATGTGGGGTGGAAACTTCTGGGGCCGCATTGCCGCTAAATTGACAAATACCCCTGTTACTATTGCGACAGAGCAAAATGTAGATTTCTGGAAAAAATGGTATCAAAAAATGTTCGATAGGATTTTATCGCGCGTGACCGATAAAGTTATCGTTGTTAGTAAGGAGGTTAAAAAGTTTTACGCAAATATTGTTGGGATTCCCATTTCAAAAATGGAAGTGATTTACAACTGTGTTCCGCCAAGCGAAAAAATAACAAACAAAACGCATATCCAAGCAATACGTGACGAATTGAATATGCGCAACGCCGATCCTGTAATTGTCAATATTGGACGGTTAGTTCCCCAAAAAGCCAATCATATTTTTATTGAGGCATTGAGAATGCTTGATCTTAAGGATATAGATTTTAATGCTTTTATCATCGGGGAGGGGCCCTTGAAAGAGTCTCTTATAAGACAAGGGCAGGATTTGATTGATAAACATAAATTAACATTTACGGGTTTGCGAAAAGATGTGCCAAGAATTTTGGATGTAGCGGATATATCGGTTCTTTCTTCTATAACCGAAGGGCTTTCTGTTGCTATCTGTGAATGTATGGAGAAAAGGATTCCTGTTATTGCAACAGATGTGGGTGGCAATGGAGAGCAAGTCGTAAATGGTGAGACAGGATATTTGGTGCCGCCTGATAATGCGACGGCTTTGGCCGATACAATGGAAAAATTAATCAAAGATCCAGTCTTGGCCAAAAAGATGGGAGAGACCGGACATAAACGGGTGCGTCGGCATTTTTCCATTGATAGGATGGTTAAAAGTACTGAGTGCCTTTATCAATCATTGGAATACAACTGTAAAGTAAGAACATAA